In Notamacropus eugenii isolate mMacEug1 chromosome 1, mMacEug1.pri_v2, whole genome shotgun sequence, one genomic interval encodes:
- the IDNK gene encoding probable gluconokinase isoform X2 — MGQGIPLNDQDRIPWLCTLHDILLRNVSSGQSVVLACSALKKMYRNILIRGECAATQKNDEPGEKEGFPKLKFLVVYLNGSFEVISGRLAKRKGHFMPPKLLQSQFDTLEPPSAPENFLSLSVDKSVSEMIPFIVDNIKIK, encoded by the exons ATGGGCCAAGGAATACCACTAAATGACCAG GATAGGATTCCATGGCTGTGCACCTTACATGACATTTTATTGAG AAATGTGTCTTCAGGTCAAAGTGTGGTCCTTGCCTGTTCTGCTTTGAAGAAAATGTACAGAAACATCTTAATAAGGGGAGAATGTGCTGCAACTCAGAAGAATGATGAgccaggagagaaagaagggttCCCAAAGTTGAAGTTCCTTGTGGTCTATTTAAATGGATCCTTTGAAGTGATCTCTGGGCGTTTGGCcaaaagaaaaggacattttATGCCACCGAAGTTGCTCCAGTCCCAGTTTGACACTCTGGAACCTCCATCAGCACCAGAAAACTTTCTGTCACTTAGCGTGGACAAAAGTGTCTCAGAAATGATTCCTTTTATTGTGGACAATATCAAAATTAAATGA